One Globicephala melas chromosome 4, mGloMel1.2, whole genome shotgun sequence genomic window carries:
- the CPA3 gene encoding LOW QUALITY PROTEIN: mast cell carboxypeptidase A (The sequence of the model RefSeq protein was modified relative to this genomic sequence to represent the inferred CDS: inserted 3 bases in 3 codons; deleted 1 base in 1 codon), protein MRFILPXGLTAITLAIAPVRFDREKVLHVKPXDEKQANIIKDLAKTNQLDFWHPDITHHVAANMTVDFRISEKEFQSIQAAFDQNRMHYEILIHDVQEEVEKQFNVKEDIPGRHSYAKYNNWDKIVAWTEKMIHKHPKMVSRIKIGTTVEDNPLYVLKIGEKDERRKAIFMDCGIHAREWISPAFCQWFVYQATKTYGKNKIMTKLLDRMNFYVLPVFNVDGYIWSRRQDRMWRKNRSKNQRSKCIGTDLNRNFNVSWNSFPHTKDPCREIYXGPAPESEKDTKAVTDFIRSHRKSIKAYLTFHSYSQMLLFPYGYTSELPPNHEELAKVAKIGTDVLSTQYEPTHTCGPTASTIYPTSGSSLDWAYNLGIKHTFAFELRDKGKFSFLLPESQIKSTCKETMLAVEFIVKYILKHTS, encoded by the exons ATGAGGTTCATCCTGC CTGGTTTGACCGCTATCACCCTTGCAATTGCTCCTGTCCGCTTTGACAG GGAGAAGGTGTTACATGTGAAGC AGgatgaaaaacaagcaaacatcATAAAGGACTTGGCCAAAACCAACCAG CTTGACTTCTGGCATCCAGACATCACCCACCATGTAGCTGCTAACATGACAGTGGATTTCCGAATTAGTGAAAAGGAATTCCAGTCCATTCAGGCTGCCTTCGATCAAAATAGAATGCACTATGA AATCTTGATTCACGATGTACAAGAAGAGGTTGAGAAACAGTTTAATGTCAAAGAAGATATCCCAGGCAGGCACAGCTATGCAAAATACAATAACTGGGACAAG ATTGTTGCTTGGACTGAAAAAATGATACATAAGCATCCTAAAATGGTCTCTCGTATTAAAATTGGAACCACTGTTGAAGATAATCCACTGTATGTTCTCAAG attggggAAAAGGATGAAAGAAGAAAGGCTATTTTTATGGATTGTGGCATTCATGCACGAGAATGGATCTCCCCAGCATTCTGCCAGTGGTTTGTCTATCAG GCAACCAAAACttatggtaaaaacaaaattatgaccAAACTCCTGGACCGAATGAATTTTTATGTTCTTCCTGTGTTCAATGTTGATGGATATATTTGGTCACGGAGACAG GACCGCATGTGGAGAAAAAATCGTTCCAAGAACCAACGTTCCAAATGCATTGGAACTGACCTCAATAGGAACTTTAATGTCTCATGGAACT CTTTCCCTCACACCAAGGACCCATGTCGGGAGATCT GGGGCCCTGCACCAGAGTCTGAGAAAGATACCAAAGCTGTCACTGACTTCATTCGAAGCCACCGAAAATCAATCAAGGCTTACCTTACCTTCCATTCCTACTCCCAGATGCTATTGTTTCCCTACGGATATACATCGGAACTGCCACCCAACCACGAGGAACTG gcCAAAGTTGCAAAGATTGGCACTGATGTCCTATCAACTCAGTATGAACCCACT CACACCTGTGGTCCAACAGCATCGACCATTT ACCCGACATCAGGTTCTTCTTTAGACTGGGCTTACAACCTGGGCATCAAACATACATTTGCCTTTGAGCTCCGAGACAAAGGCAAATTTAGTTTTCTCCTTCCAGAATCTCAGATAAAGTCAACTTGTAAAGAGACCATGCTAGCTGTCGAATTTATTGTCAAGTATATCCTCAAGCATACTTCCTAA